A portion of the Podospora pseudoanserina strain CBS 124.78 chromosome 2, whole genome shotgun sequence genome contains these proteins:
- a CDS encoding hypothetical protein (antiSMASH:Cluster_1): protein MSLLWVLWIFPLPVLSYAPFLGHLFICDHRDFPSVHVEPSHYLQLVFSLHSIKPTKIFSQCSSKATPVQSLNVNSTSTAESFTSPSSSSLLTTPQNYSPSPATHTSNFHHFVPHILISILIKVSPDFSSKLHSLFILSLLTTLPYRH, encoded by the exons ATGTCTCTCCTTTGGGTCTTGTGGatctttcctcttcctgttCTCTCCTACGCTCCCTTTCTTGGCCATCTCTTTATCTGTGACCACAGAGACTTTCCTTCAGTTCATGTAGAGCCATCACATTACTTGCAGCTCGTATTCTCACTTCATTCCATAAAACCAACGAAGATCTTTAGTCAAT GTTCATCCAAGGCAACACCAGTGCAAAGTCTCAATGTCAACTCAACCTCTACAGCCGAGTCTTTCACCAgcccttcatcttcatcactcCTAACCACACCTCAAAACTATTCACCCTCCCCAG CCACCCACACAAGCAACTTTCATCACTTCGTCCCGCACATTCTCATCTCCATCTTAATCAAGGTGAGCCCTGACTTTTCATCCAAACTTCATTCTCTATTCATTCTATCTCTTTTAACAACACTACCTTATCGTCATTAA
- the ABR1 gene encoding ABR1-like multicopper oxidase (antiSMASH:Cluster_1; EggNog:ENOG503PA2X; COG:Q; CAZy:AA1) yields the protein MKSSGILSLAALSFATAVKAATVTYDWTATWVWAAPDGVGRPVVGINNAWPCPQIDATVGDTVIINFTNNLGNQTSGLHFHGINQVQTPEMDGPSGVTQCPVPPGSTLQYKFVVDVGGTFWYHSHNMGQYPDGLRGVFLVHDPNDPYAGSYDEEVILTVSDWYHNESLTMVRNMLQPSNTRFAPPIPDGMIINEGAGLNVNFTKGRKYRFRMISFAALASAMIHFDSHDINIIMNDADYLQKEVKYQLRIATAQRYDFIIECIDRDNDNYPFLISLDINRDWTNPDLGPLQWPHNYTGYLTMDYNKPNTKKDVVHKWKPADDSHFKPYDNEAILGGNDTNYDTLIKMDFAFCTDANGYPRACFNNLTYIDQKVPALYSAATTGDDNSNPIVYGQINPFIVNYGDVVQIVVNNQDAATHPFHLHGHHFQVLDRPKTGTGDWSGRDTNYNQKPPRRDTVTVMAHSHAVLRFKATNPGTWLFHCHIEWHVEMGLTATIIEAPDRLRNLTFPQDHLDACNKMGIPVSGNAAGNTQDYLDTTGMVTVPPTIYNGAMYAGSSSKKRGLMGRLASGMGSFFF from the exons ATGAAGTCGTCTGGTATTCTATCGCTTGCGGCTCTGTCTTTCGCTACGGCGGTCAAAGCAGCTACTGTTACCTATGACTGGACGGCAACCTGGGTCTGGGCAGCCCCAGATGGAGTTGGGAGGCCAGTGGTCGGCATCAACAATGCCTGGCCTTGTCCACAGATTGATGCCACGGTCGGTGATACTGTGATCATCAACTTCACCAACAATCTCGGGAATCAGACAAGTGGTCTCCATTTCCACGGCATCAACCAGGTTCAGACTCCCGAGATGGATGGGCCAAGCGGTGTTACCCAGTGCCCAGTACCTCCCGGCTCGACTCTCCAGTATAAATTCGTGGTTGATGTCGGCGGTACCTTTTGGT ATCACTCGCACAACATGGGTCAATACCCCGACGGCCTGCGCGGAGTTTTCCTTGTTCACGATCCTAATGACCCCTATGCCGGCTCGTACGATGAAGAGGTTATCTTGACGGTTTCTGATTG GTACCACAATGAGTCTCTTACCATGGTCCGCAACATGCTGCAGCCTAGCAATACTCGATTCGCTCCGCCCATTCCCGATGGCATGATCATCAACGAGGGAGCTGGGTTGAATGTCAACTTCACCAAAGGCAGGAAGTATCGCTTCCGCATGATCAGCTTCGCCGCCTTGGCTTCCGCCATGATTCACTTCGATTCTCACGACATTAACATCATCATGAATGACGCCGACTATCTGCAAAAGGAGGTCAAGTATCAGCTCCGCATTGCCACGGCTCAGCGTTACGACTTCATCATCGAGTGTATTGATCGAGACAACGACAACTACCCATTCTTGATCTCGCTGGATATCAACCGCGACTGGACAAATCCCGACTTGGGTCCCCTCCAATGGCCACACAACTACACCGGCTACCTCACCATGGATTACAACAAACCAAACACCAAGAAGGACGTAGTGCACAAGTGGAAACCTGCTGACGACTCCCACTTCAAGCCATATGACAACGAGGCGATCCTCGGGGGGAACGACACCAACTATGACACTCTGATCAAGATGGACTTCGCATTCTGCACAGATGCCAACGGCTACCCCCGCGCTTGCTTCAACAACCTGACATACATCGACCAAAAGGTACCCGCCTTGTACTCGGCCGCCACCACGGGCGACGACAACAGCAATCCCATCGTCTACGGCCAGATCAACCCCTTCATTGTCAACTACGGCGATGTCGTCCAGATCGTGGTCAACAACCAGGATGCTGCCACCCACCCTTTCCATCTCCACGGCCATCACTTCCAGGTTCTCGACCGCCCCAAGACCGGCACCGGGGACTGGTCCGGCAGGGATACCAACTACAACCAGAAGCCGCCCCGGCGCGACACCGTCACGGTCATGGCGCACTCGCACGCCGTCTTGCGGTTCAAGGCCACCAACCCGGGCACTTGGCTGTTCCATTGCCACATTGAGTGGCATGTCGAGATGGGCCTGACGGCCACCATCATTGAGGCGCCGGACAGGCTGAGAAACCTGACCTTCCCTCAGGATCATCTGGATGCTTGCAACAAGATGGGCATCCCGGTGAGTGGCAACGCGGCGGGCAATACGCAGGATTATTTGGATACCACGGGGATGGTGACGGTTCCGCCGACGATTTATAACGGGGCTATGTATGCTGGGTCTagcagcaagaagagggggttgatggggaggctTGCCTCAGGGATGGGGAGTTTCTTCTTCTAG